The genomic segment GGGCACCAGAAGCCCAGAGCCATCAAGCTCCGAACAGCCCCAGATGCGTGGCGGGGGGGTGTGTGGGTGCTGGGAAAGCCGGAGCCGTGGGATGTCACAGCCGGGACTGCCTGATCCAACCCTGTGATGTTATAGTGCGGGACGTGAGGCCCACGGAAGGGAGTGATTGGCCTAAGATCACACAACCAGtcaagggcagagctggggtaaTGCTCAGAATCTGAGCTCCCTGGATACCGGTCCCACCCCAGGAGAAGATTCGAGCTTTGGGCTTCAAGGAAAGTTGTGGAGGGAAAAGCTTTGAGAGCCACTGTATGAGAATCCCCAGGAgtgcctctctgctcctcccctcgcCCTGTGGCTGTTCCCAGAACGTCAGCAACTCCCCCATACCCACGCGCACCAatgttgtccttttctttgcaGGAGATGGAGTAGCAGCAGATCTCTCGGTCCTGGATGGCAGAAAGATTCCTGGGGGGGAGCCAGAGGAGAacctgctgaggctaggactgcccaaggggcctggggctgggggcaacAGAGTCCTTTTCCTGCTGAAGGAGCTATACCCTGGAGGGCGAGGCTCCTGGCGAGGTGGGCTCTGCTGCCACCGTGTGGCGGATACTGAGAGCAGCAGCAAGCCGTCTCTCCGTTGCCTGGGAAatttggggagcagggaggaaggacagagtaACCAAACTCACATTTTCTCAATCAGCTCCTTCTCATCCAATGCTCCTGGGAGGTCTCGCTTGTTACCGAGGACTAAGACCTACAGAGAAGGGAGGACAGGGACTAGGTCCAGGGCCACTGCGCCAGGATagccatttcccctcccccaccccgaccGCCTTCACCTGCCTCCCGCCCTGCCCCCAGTGACTTCCCAGCTggttccctcccctcccactccatTAGGCTGCTGACCGGGATGCCCTGCAGCTGGGGTTTGTCCAGTAGGTTGTGCAACTCATTCTTGGAGGCCTCAATCTTCTCCTGGTCAGCAGCGTCCACCATGTACCTGGGGGACAGCAGGTGGGGACAAACATGATGACACTACAGGCAGAGAGGTAGGAACAGGAGCTGCGCTCGCAGGAGGAAACATCTTGCTGGGGCTTGGGCATCTCTGGATCTATGGGCTAGGGGCCTCCCCCACGGCCTGTCATTATCCTGTCATCCCCAAGTCCCCTCTGGACAAGCTGTCACATAGGGGTGAAGCCTGGCCCTTTAAGATTAGGTGTAAATCCCTTCCAAAATGACCCTCTTCGGTCTCCGCGGGAAGACTAGCCCTGGTTGAGTGAAGAAAGCAAAGGCAGCCCCAGATTTTCTTACAGCAAGATACTTCTAAAAAATGAGGtcaaacacaacaaaaacaaaacaatcttttgttgggcatatatatgtatgataaaattatttttaaaaagcaagggaaCAAACcatttaaattatacaaatttCAGGATAGTGGTGACTCtagggtgggggaggcagggagacacaGGTACTTTCAGCTGGTTGATGCTCTGGCTCTCAGGTTGGCCGGGAGGTGCTCAGAGCGTTTTGCAGGCAAGAAACACGCAGCACGCAAAGCAAAGGCAGGCTTCGTATGGACCGGACAGTGTACCCTGAACCAAGGATTGTGACTAATCCAGCTCTGCGCCTCTGGTCCCTGCAGGCGGTGAGGTgggggggagctggggaggggtccCCGCAGGCGGTGAGGCTGGGGGGGGAGCCGGGGAGGGGTCCCCGCAGGCGGTGAGGCTGGGGGGGGAGCCGGGGAGGGGTCCCCGCAGGCGGTGAGGCTGGTGAGGCTGGTGGGGAAGCCGGGGAGGGGTCCCCGCAGGCGGTGAGGCTGGGGGGGAAGCCGGGGAGGGGTCCCCGCAGGCGGTGAGGCTGGGGGGAAGCCGGGGAGGCTGAGCCCCTTGTCCAACCCGGCCCTGCACTTACACAATGGCACTCACTCCTCGGCAGTAGCGCTCCCACATGCTGCGGAACCGGGGCTGTCCCCCGATGTCCCAGAGCTGAGTGAGAAGAGGGCAACATGGTCTCAGCAGCAGGCAGGCAACCAAACCCATCTTggctccctgtccccctcccccacccagggacTGGTTTGCTCTCCATCCCTCCTGTGCCTACACCCCTCTGACTGCCTCAGAAGTTCTGTGCTCTTTTCCCACCTCTCCAAGCCTCTGCCCTCCTTCAGCTTCTCCTCCCAGGGGTCTCAGATACCCTCCCCAACTCGTTCTGGGGGCCCCGCCCCAGCAGGCACACAGGTGCTCTTCTGTGGCCCCGAGCGTGTGCCCAGAGTTTTTGGCTTCCTGCACTCACCTTGATGGTCACATTCCCTTTGGTGATTTTGCGCATGTTGAAACCCACAGTGGGGATCATATCCTCATTGAACTGTCCTGACTGGAAGGAAGAGTCAGAATTGGAAAAGGGGTCCAAGTCGACAGAACCCAGATGTGTGTCCCTGGCAGGCAGGGGCTGCCAAGAATAAAGCAGAGGCCAGGCCAGAGCGTCAGAGGCACCCTAGGCAAGGGGCACGGGGCCAGCTCCTGAGAGGCAGGACGGCCATCAACAACTCAGGTGTCCGCCCACTCCACACGGCTCTCCTGGGAACAAGAGGCCCTGTCTTCTCCTGCCCCCCTCAAAGTCTCTCAGCCTAGACAGAGAAAAAATTCTTCCTAAGGTCTAACCACCATCTCTCCGTCGCAACGGAAGCCCCTTTACTGCACTGAGTCTCCAGTGGAGCAGAAGAGCCATCAGCTGCCAGCAGAAGGACCTCAAACAGGTCAGGGCAAACAGGGGGGAATCTCAAGGGAAGCAGACGTATCTTCAGATGAGCAGTAAATATTTTGATGGAAGGTAAATAGGCCACCCCAAAATGCACTGCACACGAAGCAATTTCTGGATTATCCATGGTTCTGGTTTATTTGCACTATACTCTGTTTGTTAGGGCGGATAATCCACACTCTACATTCCCTGTTGACCCATGTTGTCTCCCACTAGACTGAGAGCTTCCTGGGGAGGGGAACCATGCCCCCATTAACAACATtagcaaatgtttgctgaataagaAGTTGACTATAATTCCATATCCCATAAcccattttcaaattcttttatttatttattttttaagattttatttatttgtgagagagaatgacagagagcatgagagggaggagggtcagagggagaagcagactccctgctgagcagggagcccgatgtgggactcgatcccgggactccaggatcatgacctgagccgaaggcagttgcttaaccaactgagccacccaggcgccccattttcaAATTCTAATGATCTTCATGTCTCCCCCTCTGAATCATCTCCAAGATGTCTAGATTGCTCTAAACTAGCCCCAGGCCTGAAGTAAGGCCAGGCCAAACTCCCTCCAAGGTCATCTTCATGTTCCCATGTAGGACACTTCTGCttaccaccctcctcccccagatgCAGGAGATGGGGCTTATTTAACCTTGAATCTGAGGGTGACAGCCTTGTCTCTGTACCATGCCATTTTCTTCTGCTAGGTGGCAGGAATAATTTACCTCACGTCACATACAGAAGTCAGGGGCTCTGACCATTAGCCAAGATGTAGGACATGATGATTTCTTATTCAGAGCCTGTAGGCCTGAGTGAAGACTCCTGAGGTCCCATCTGAATGAGAGGGATTGATTCCCTTTTATCTGCAAGAATCACCCAGACTCATTCACTAAGGCCCTTGGAAGTGAGAAGTGAGTCCCCATGACTGATGCTCGTGACAAGGTGGAGCAAGGGTTCCTAACCTGTGGGCCACAGATGAACTTCAGAGAGTCCCTGAACCCCCTGAAATTGCACCCAATCTGCATGTGCAAAATTTCTGTTTGTATGGACATTTCTCTGGGGCAAGGGTTTCtaatgtgtgttttgtttttgtttttttagagggagagagagcaagcagggggtgtggggcaaacggagagagaattttttttttttttttaagattttttatttatttatttgacagagagagagagagacagctagggagggaacacaagcagggggagggggagtgggagagggagaagcaggctcctggccgagcagggagcccgatgtggggctcgatcccaggaccctgggatcatgacctgagccgaaggcagacacttaacaactgagccacccaggcgccccggagagagaatcttaacccagctccacgcccagtgtggagcctgactcggggctcaatctcacgaccctgagatcatcacctgagcggaaaccaagagttgaacgcttaaccgactgagccacccaggcgccctaagggtCTCTTATTTTTATCAGATATCAAAAGGGCCCAAGAGCCCTAAAAGTTAGGAATCACTGAAAGGAGTGCCCCGAAGGAGGACGGCTTCTATTCTCACTAAGGATGGAGACCCTAACCACATGCAGTCTAAGTCTCAAACCCCAGCAGGGTGCCAGGGTGGGGGCATCTGCTGGACCAAAGTCCACTCCTCCTCATCTGGTCTCATGAAGAACATAAAGGTCTGAAGAAGAAAGCCCAGTTTTTGTTAATCACTCATCATGGAGGAGCTTGGACAAGGCActtcaacctctctgggcctcaaattttccttctgtgaaatggggagaaggGTTTTTGTTTCCTAGAAACTGGCAAATAAGGCTCACAGAGTGCTTGGAAATGGCCTGGATATAGCATGAGGACCCATCTCGCATCTCTGGGAACTAGAAGACCCACAGGCTCCCGGATAAAGGAAAAGCCTACTAGCCTGGCCGAATGTGCTCCTGGGTAGGAGGACCGCCAGGGAACCAGGCTCCCGGGCACCCATATTTCCAGTTCAGCTGTGAACCAAAGCTAAGCTGGAACCAGGTTATGACTTCATTTCCCTGCTAATGCCTGCTGATCTCACAAGCTCCTCATTTAAGGTTAGAAGTAACCCCAAAGTCATGTGGTCTAACCTCTGGTCTCAGACTTGAATACGCTCTGGCTCATTCCCTCTCGGGtgggctccagctccctgagagtTCTTTATAATGAGTCAAAAATCCATCTTCTTGTAACTCCCATCCCTTGTTCCAGAGGCTTGGGTACCCCGAGATGCGTTCTTCCATATGACGGCCTTTACATATTTAAATGGCTTTAAACGgcttgaaatatttgaaaatggctCTCTTGGTTCCCTCAGGCAAAACATCTCCTACTTTCTACATCACAACTTTTTCAGAAGAACTCCAAAGATCAGTTTTAGGTTCTTAGAAGCATTGTGAAGTctctatataattattttttccagttcACGTTAGCCTGCTGAGCGGCTTAGACATATCAACTCCATTTCTATTTACAGTCAGACCTCATATAGCGAGTAGAAAAAGCCAAAGGGGGAAACAGCTGAGACAAACAGACGCCAAATGAACAGGCAAAGGTGATGCAGAGAGTCAGCAGAGGGCACAGGAACAGAGCCCAGGGGTCCCAATTCTTCACTTCTCTCTGACAGACACTCTACTGTGGTTATGCACAAGGTGGGCAGAAACACCAGTGCCGGCGCCCTGGAGATCCGAGAACACAGGTTCCCCGATGCTGGAACTCCCACTGAAGTCCACAAGGGGTGGTTTTTCTTGGGAAGCCTCTTTAAAGggacattttggggcgcctgggtggctcagttggttaagcgactgccttcggctcaggtcatgatcctggagtcccgggatcgagtcccacatcaggctccctgctcagcagggagtctgcttctccctctgaccctcctccctctcatgctctctgtctctcatcgtctctctcgcaaataaataaaatcttaaaaaaaaaaaaaatttaaagggacATTTTGCTTGTACTTTTAGGATGTGCAAGCCGAAGTGGCAGATTGAATATTAGAAAGGGGAatgcacggggtggggggtggggggcgcgctCCCTGTACCTCTCAGAAACTCTGCCCCTGACAGTGTCATTTGTGACTCCTGAGCTCTGTTCCTGTTTTAGATATGATGCAGGTCTAGGGGAAGCCCTCCTGACCAGGAAGTGGAACCCACCCGGGGACCTGTGGGTCTCTGGCCAGGAGCATGGCTTTCAGAAACGCTCCATGAGGAGAGTTTCCCTGGGGACTGGAGGGGACACGGAGGCTGAGCCCTTAGAGCAGCAGGAACTTCCTCCTCTTGGCCTTACCCTGGAGACATCTCCCAGATCGAAATGCCTAGAAGCCAAGCCACCCAGGCCTGCAGGATCAGAGTCCAGGCACTATGCACTATGCTTCCAAGGGGCCCAAGAGCCCGAGTCAATGCCCGATCTAACTAGAGGCCAGACCCTAGGCCCAGAGCCTGGGCAGACGGGAGCTCAGGGGTGCATGCTGGCTAGGAAACCATCACGCCAAAACACCCAGCGTGGGCCTGGAGGTCCTGCCCTGTCCGATGAGGAGCCAGGAACCatggggtggaggaaggggcagaggtcaTCTGCCAAGCATGTTTGGAAAGGGAAGCCGGTGCCCAAACATGTGGCCACGGGGTACCCGCAGCTCCAGGCTCCAGCCCTCCGTCTGCACTCGCGCCCCTGGGATGCTGCGATCCATCAGGGGGCTCTCTTCCGGACGGGCAGCCGCACAGGCGCGGGGCGGTACCTAGGCTGCCTGGCCACACTTCCTCGCTGACCTTAGGATGCGCGTCTGGGGCCAGTATGTGGCCAATTCACAATCCTCAGAAACCCTAGCATGGGGACTGGGGCCGGGCCGCGACAACCCCAGCGCCCCCTGCCCCAAGCCTCCCTCAGCCCCACACGCCCAGTCCTGCCAGCTTCTTTAAAGCAGGCCGCAGCCATTACTGCAGCCTCAGCTCACACACCCATGGAGCTCGTCTTCCCTTTTTTTGAGACAGATTTTAACTCCTTCCCCACCACTCCCGGGCAGCGAAAGACTGAAAAGTGCCCACCTCGGACTCGACTACCCAAAGCCCTCGGAGCCCCTCTCTGCCGTGTCCCCAGAGTGGGCAGCGCCCCTCCAAACTCATCCTCTGGTCCGAGGCGCCTCCAGCTGCAACTTCTGAGCCAGGCGGAGACTCCAAACCCCCTTTCCGACGCCACCCTCCCCGGACCCCCAGCGAAGACGCCgcgggttcctggaggggaggagtCTGGGCGCGAGCCAAGGGCCTCAGCTGATTCCACTACCCCCAGGGGGTACGTCCCCTCCCCCTCAATAGCGCGGGGCTTCCTCTTCCGGCAGAGAGGGGTTAAAGCCTCCGGGTGGGGCTGAGCTCGCCCaagcccccctccccaagccGCTCCAGCCGCCGGGTCCCACGACCCTCCGCACGCGGGGCGGGAAAGCCCGGGCACTTTCGCCCCGTCATGCCCCCATGCGCGGGGACCGGAGGGGGCCTGTCTCTGCAGGCGGCGGTTCCCTCCTACCTCGTGACCCACTGCGGCCGCCagtcccagggccccagcccGTGTCCTCGTCCCccttccccgcccgcccccccccccagccgtGCCATCCCGGCCCGGACGGGAGAGCGGGTCGCGCGCCACCCGGGTCCCCCGCGGGCCGTGCTAGGCCCCAAGCGCCCGGGCCCGCTCCTCCCCCGCCCGGCGCCCGGCGGTGCCCGGCCATGCCAGGCGGCGACCCCGGCTCACCAGGGCGCGGCGCGGGCCGAGATAGGCCCGACCCTCGGCAGGCGCCCCgggcccgcgccccgcgcccccgtACCGCGATCACGTTGACGAAGGTGGTCTTGCCCGAGTACTGCAGCCCGACCAGCGTGAGCTCCATCTCCTCCTTCCAGAACAGGGCCTTGAACCAGTCCAGCAGCTTGTTGAACAAAGCGATCATGGTCGCTGCCGCCGGCCCCGCCCGGTGCCGGCTGCCCGCCGCCCCTCGCTGCCCTCGCGCTGCGGCCCGGAGCGGCCCCTCCCCGGTGCGGCCCGGGTCCCGCGGCTCGGTGCGGGCGGAGGCTCGAGCGCAGCGGCCGACGACTCGCTGCCCCCGGATCCGCTCGCCGATGGGTGTGGCTTCagcgccctcctcctcctccgccgccgccgccgccgccgccgccgccgccctcctGCGCCGCCGCTGCCCGGCCGCGTCCGGCTCGCACCCGAGCGCGCGCCCCTCCCTCGCCCCGAGCCCGGCCGGCGGGTGGGCTGCGCGGGGAGCCTTCGCGCCTCGGCGGTACGGCCTGCGCCTGCTGGCGGCCGGGGGCACTCGGGAAAGAGGTCTAATCTGTTTTCCCGGGCTGCCGCGCCCTGGCTGGCACCCCGTTCCTTCCCAAAGGGTGGTGGGCCCGAGGTGGGTGAGGTCCCCGTtaagcagggtgggggaggatggtTCACCCACTTGCCAGGACCCGGAGATGAGATCTCTATGAAAGGCCGGCCAATGGAGGCTTTTTGTTCCCTGAGTCCTTGCCTCTGAACATCTCTGGGGACTGAGTCTTATCCTCTCAAAACCTAACCAGTGGAGAGTAACAACCGGGTTTGGGTGTGTTAATACTCCATCTTGTTTTGTTAACCACAGTTTACCTGAACTGCTTGTTTAGGAAGCCTCTGGCCCTAAGTGAAATAGCTGTTTGAGGCTGATGCCGATTTTCCCCAGTATCACCATAATTCACAGATAAAATCCTGCTTGGGggtggggacggtttccagtgaGGAAGATGTGTGGTGGATGAAAAAGTTGGCCTGTTTTGGTGAAAGCCAAAGTTTTCTCCAGGAGGAGCACTGTCGGCGGGAGGTGTAGGGCAGGCCAAGATGCCGCCTGCCTCAGAGGATGTAGCCACAGGGCCTGCGGAACCCCAGGGCTGGCTGTTCCCCAATGGTCCCAGGCTTCAGGGCAGGCCCCGACCTAGGATGGGTGCTCCTTAgtatttggctttctttctttctttttttctttcttccttcctaagattttatctatttatttgaaagagagagcatgaatgggagggaggggcacagggagaaggagaagcagactccctgctgagcagggagccccccacgtggggcttgatcccaggactctgagatcatgaccccagtggaaggcagatgcttagccgactgagccaaccCGGCACCCCAGTATTTGGTTTTCAAACGTACTCACATGTAGTCTATTGTTCTAGTTAAAAGTGCATAAACTGTCGACCTAAGCCATATCCATCAAACGTACCTAAGATGACCCCAAATGATCAGACAGTGGCCAAAGTGGAGGGATCACAAAGTATCATCTTTCTAGCTTCTGCCCCTTAATAGGTCCCTATCTAGCTCCTAGGGTACACCTCTGCCCCATTTCCTAAACTGACTCCAGTGTCACTTTGATGTCTCAAGAAGTGCTAGAAATGTGCATATCCTGGGATAAGGATCTGCAGCCTATTCCTGGCCTATGGATTCTTACTCTGTTGCTATAAAGAGGCTCCGGAGGCCtgagaaaaagatggaaagaaggaatgaatcaGTCATCCAAAAAGCCTTTATTCTCCCACTTGGTTCCTCTTTCAGAGCTTATACTCTCTAAGTTCTAGAACGGGGTCGGGGCGACAGTGCCAGGGAGGGGAGCCTCTGGGCCCATGCTCATGCAGTTGCTTTCCTCCCAGCTGGGTGTGAGCTCAGGGCAGGATCAGGCGCTTGAGAACTCTGCCTGGCTTCACGGTCACAAGCTGTGAGCGCCTCCCATAGGGGTTAGGCAAGTGCAGCTGTAGGAGAGCCCACTCCCAGGGCCGTAAGGAAGGAGGAATTCCATTGTGAGACCAAGCAGAAGCATTAAGAAAATTCACTTCAGATTCAACATTGTGGGTTCTTCCGAAGAGATGTCATGAATGAGGAGGCTCAGCTGTTCTCCAGGATCTAGCTCCTTGGGGGATTCCGCAGAGAACTGGCATCAGCCAAAGCAGACCGCAGGGGCTGCGTGCCCGGAGAGATGATGCCTTCCTTCATCGCCACAGGCAACCCATCTTGGGTTCAAGGACGAAGGATTTAGATGTCTTCCCGGAGGTGTGTAGGTGAGCCCTGAGATGGATCTTGGGTGCCCTGGAAATTGTGTTGATACTGAGATGATGAAGGGAGTTCGTTCTCTGGGATAGACTAAGGGGGACCCCAATTTAGTCTGAGGCCCCAGGTCTGCATGGAATGCGTTCACCCAATTGTTCGTGGAAGCAGCCAGGCTCTCCAGGTGCCTTCTGCaaatgcagggggtgggggccggggggctgGTTTTCTAAAATCAGGCCAAGCTCTTTGTTTCTCCCTCACTCCTTGTTCTTTTGTACCTCCTCCTACCCAGGGATCTTCCAAGGTCATggaaggagaagacagaggatGCTGGGCCTCCCTAGGGAGTAGCTGGGGTGAGTGGCTGGCAATTATGGAGGTAGGGGTAGCCCTCTGGACCGCTGAGGGGCCCCCATACTTTCCCTCTTCCAGAGGTTTCAGCTGCTTGGCCTGGTCACCTCTgtagcctgatcccaggactcaagTGTGGGCACAGGGGTAGTCTGGGTTCTTGTTCTCTTCGGCGGGGTATCCAGCCCTCACGGATGTGGGGTGAGGAAGCAGAGTCACTGCTAGGATGTTGAGAACTTGGCCGTGGTCAGGACCGGACTTTTCCCAGCTCGGGCATCTGGCCTGTTTTGGGGCAGGGCCCAGGCGGAAGATCTTGGGATCACTGTCTTGCCAGCCCCAGGAAGGAGATAGAGCTGGACAGGCTTCTAGGAACTTCTCTGATTACTTTTCCCTATGGCAGCAAAGCACCTAATGTCCCTGTCCTAGACGGAGAGATGAAGCTCACAGAGCACTTTGGGTAAGACAGGACTcctgggctcctttctcagctctGTCGTAAATGCCGGCTCCTAGCTCGAAGGTCAGAGAGACACGGGAGGTCCCCCAAGTGTCCGTTTGCGGctactagaggaagcagaagaatggccAGTGGTAAAGACCTGGAGTCTGGTCCCAGTCCTTGCTGATGCAGCTTCCGGTGACTGCATGTGCCTCCTGAGGGGCACCCCTTCTCCAGGCCCACCCAAGGGGTCTCTCAGATCACAAGGCCCACTTTCCCAGACCCACCTGCCCAGGCCTGGGGGACTCTGGCACCCGGGCTGGTGGAGGGCGCCAGGGCTCAGGGGCAGGGCTCCTCTGGCAGCTGGGCCGCATACAGGGCCAGCGTGTGATGCAAGAACTGGTACTGCTCCGTGGTCTGGATCATTCCGCCCCTGTGAGGGAAGCAAGCAGACCGCGAGCAGACGGGTCAGGCCAAACATCTTCATAGTTCACCAGGGAGATTCTCCCAAAGAACCCGTCAGCTACTTCATATGTTCCTCCTCTGGGCTTCCTACTCCTGTTTGCTGCCCCTCACACCTTCCCCACAAGGACAGCCCCTCGGCCCCATACTCAGGCCTGGGTCCTGTGGCTGGCTGGGCCGAGGAGGAGACAGCCCACACTGAAACTTGTTCCTCTCCGACCCATCAGCTCCTGGGGCAGAACCAGGCCCCTGATCCCTCAGGCCGGACAAGGAATATTCCTGAGCCTCAAAgtttcctcctccccatcttaAATGTAAACATAATAATTCCATATATGTGTATAGTAGGTTCTTATATTCGAAAAACACATTCACAGTGAGTTAACTCATTCCTTACAACAGCTGTCTGGGGGAAGGAGCCATTATTTCTCTCTGGATAAAGACATGGGGGCCCAGAGAACGAGCATGATAGCTCAGTGAGATGCAAGGCAGAATTTGCACCCTGGTTCCCTCTCTCCAGATCCAGGGGGCTTCTGTGCATTATCCGTGTCTACCTAGTGTTTAGAACCAACCATCCCCTATTCTTCCACCTTTCCCTGAGTAGGgaatttggaaaaaacaaaaccagaaaagatgTAAGGCTCAGATATCCACAGAGTGGCATATTTCAATCTCGGCCCCCAAGCTAAAATTCTAGATAGAGATTCTTTCCTGGGTGTTAGGTGCAGAAGAAACAGCTCTTTAAGCCAAGGGCCCCTTCCTTTCTCGAGGGAGGTGCTTGATGGTGCCTCTAAGTGCTCTGGAGCCCAGGAAGCACGGAGGCTACTCCTCCACGGTGCTACTCCCATCCACATCCGTAGACCCACCTGTCTAGCCGCAGTTGGCACACGATGCCCAGAATGTCCACTTCCCCACGGGCCTTCAGCTGTTGACAGCCAATTCGGGT from the Halichoerus grypus chromosome 7, mHalGry1.hap1.1, whole genome shotgun sequence genome contains:
- the ARL8A gene encoding ADP-ribosylation factor-like protein 8A isoform X1, producing MIALFNKLLDWFKALFWKEEMELTLVGLQYSGKTTFVNVIASGQFNEDMIPTVGFNMRKITKGNVTIKLWDIGGQPRFRSMWERYCRGVSAIVYMVDAADQEKIEASKNELHNLLDKPQLQGIPVLVLGNKRDLPGALDEKELIEKMFSSGSPPGIFLPSRTERSAATPSPAKKRTTLTSPYSGLFNTQSHGEAETVVLPPRTRDLLSSKPEAELPAHPAVPPKPAPPHSAWGGALWGSQSPVLLRFELLILL
- the ARL8A gene encoding ADP-ribosylation factor-like protein 8A isoform X2, which encodes MIALFNKLLDWFKALFWKEEMELTLVGLQYSGKTTFVNVIASGQFNEDMIPTVGFNMRKITKGNVTIKLWDIGGQPRFRSMWERYCRGVSAIVYMVDAADQEKIEASKNELHNLLDKPQLQGIPVLVLGNKRDLPGALDEKELIEKMNLSAIQDREICCYSISCKEKDNIDITLQWLIQHSKSRRS